One genomic segment of Hevea brasiliensis isolate MT/VB/25A 57/8 chromosome 3, ASM3005281v1, whole genome shotgun sequence includes these proteins:
- the LOC110643687 gene encoding uncharacterized protein LOC110643687, translating into MLHPGGDIKLPSLKKLSLTTVFADDIVVSKLLAGCPLIEDLNFIWCFGFKTLQILDHHANLLKLRVERLEHLEQIKLEAHNLRSLELHGPSWPSRLEVVSLKNLTSLIISKAPITDKWLNEQLNKFAHLENLNLFSCPMLTSIKIWSSHIHTLHISSCKELARIEIDTPNLSIFSYSGDIISFSSNDLILSKVMLCLESKIMDVSWYIRWIEFLDKFNQHCKVLNWKLTSTTGKSFLIPKEIRQILSPPLCKVKELKLSISNQDESFTTAELVDAMLWISPHLQSLHIKSFFKV; encoded by the exons ATGCTGCACCCTGGCGGAGATATAAAATTACCTTCCTTGAAAAAACTGTCTCTTACTACTGTTTTTGCAGATGATATCGTAGTCAGCAAACTTTTGGCTGGCTGTCCTCTGATTGAAGACTTAAATTTCATTTGGTGCTTTGGTTTCAAGACTCTACAAATACTTGATCATCATGCTAATCTCTTAAAACTCCGCGTGGAACGGCTTGAACATCTTGAACAAATTAAGTTGGAAGCACATAATCTCCGTTCATTGGAACTGCATGGTCCATCTTGGCCTTCTAGATTGGAGGTGGTCTCCTTGAAAAATTTGACGAGCTTAATAATATCTAAAGCTCCTATTACTGATAAGTGGCTGAATGAGCAATTGAATAAATTTGCTCACCTGGAAAACCTGAATTTGTTTAGTTGCCCTATGTTGACCAGTATTAAGATTTGGAGTTCCCATATTCATACACTTCACATAAGTTCTTGCAAAGAGCTAGCAAGAATTGAGATTGATACGCCTAATTTAAGCATCTTTTCATACTCTGGCGATataatttcattttcttcaaaTGATTTGATCCTATCCAAGGTTATGTTGTGTTTAGAATCTAAAATTATGGATGTTTCTTGGTACATTAGATGGATTGAATTTCTCGATAAGTTCAACCAACATTGCAAGGTACTGAATTGGAAGTTGACAAGTACAACAGGAaag AGCTTTCTTATTCCAAAGGAAATAAGACAAATCTTATCTCCTCCATTATGtaaagtgaaagaattgaagctttcaatttcaaatcaagaTGAGAGTTTTACAACTGCCGAACTTGTGGATGCTATGCTGTGGATTTCTCCTCATCTGCAAAGTCTACACATAAAATCTTTTTTTAAGGTATGA